In Halalkalibaculum roseum, a single window of DNA contains:
- a CDS encoding lmo0937 family membrane protein, producing the protein MKNRLTYLAAILFILWVVAFFGFGIGGFMHLLLGVACIALILRLEEPIFLPKTK; encoded by the coding sequence ATGAAAAATCGATTGACCTATTTAGCAGCCATATTATTCATTTTATGGGTAGTTGCATTTTTTGGTTTCGGAATCGGAGGCTTCATGCATTTGCTGCTTGGTGTGGCCTGTATCGCCTTGATACTGCGACTGGAAGAACCCATCTTTCTGCCCAAGACAAAATAG